Below is a window of Entelurus aequoreus isolate RoL-2023_Sb linkage group LG07, RoL_Eaeq_v1.1, whole genome shotgun sequence DNA.
CGCAGTGTGTGCACCTGGAGCGCACACTGGGACGGTGTTCAGCCACAGGCCGGGCTGTTTCGCCTCCTTTGGACCAGGAGAAGAGCGGACGGGATCGTCGTTTGGGGCCAGGAGCAACGCAGCGACAGGCAGACTGAGGACGCCGCGCTGATCGAACAACAGCCACGGCGGCCGCAGCCCTCGCCGTTTGGAGTGACAGCTGAGCAACGCTGGGACACGCAACGCTGTTTGAAGTTATTGAACTCTTTTCGAAGATATTGAACTCTTTTCGAAGAAACTCTTTTGAAGACAAGAACAAAGTAAAGGTATGTAGCGCGCTACACGGGTTAATATATGGCCATATAATAGTGTGTGCACACAAAGACAGAAACAAAAAATCCAATGCATTGGTGGTCAATTTTCATTGTTGTTTAACCCGTTAGTGGGTATTTTCTATTATGTTTTGTGCATGATTGCAACCCGTTCGTGGGTACATTTTAATTACAAGGTGGTGTTTTATGATTCCTTGTGCAAGCCCGTTCGTGGGTGAGGTTTGATTTGAACAAATGCAAATTAATAATTGCGGGTTTTGATTTTTGGTGTTTTGACTGACATTAACAAGGTTTCCATATATTAGATTTGATTTTGAATTTGTGGGTTGTGTATAATCATGGATCCTGGAAAAGGCAAACATGATGCTTTGGAAATGCACGATCATGCGTTAATGGAGGAGTTAAATGTAACACATTCAATTGGTGACACAATTAAAGGTCAAAGGGAACCTTCACAGGCTGAATTGTACATGAATTTATTGAGCATGTTAACACCTGGATGAGAACACCAACCCTGGAAAATATTGAGGATTTGGAAAACGAAATTAATCCAAATGACAGCATTTCTAATGTTATAAGTCACAAATCACATGGGAGTCACACACACTCTGGTTCTAGTCGGTCAAGCACCTCCTCAGCTCGCAGACAGGCAGAGGCCGAAAAGGCTGCCCTCGCTGTCCGCTCTGCAGCTCTAAAGGAAAAACATGCattggaagaggaggaggaaaggaTAAAAAGGAAATTAGAAGAGGAGAGGGAAAGAatcaaaaagaaaaaggaaatgaTGGATCTGGATGCTCAATTGGCAGCTGCTGATGCGAAATTAgcagttttaaaagctcccagcCTTCATGCTTCCTCCCATACAGCATCTGATGGCATGAGCTCCTACTTACAGGGAACCAAGGAACCGCCAGTCACTCTCAACCCCCAGGCTAAAGCACCAGTCACTCTCAACCCCCAGGCTAAGGACTATCAACCCCTCACACAGCAGCAATCAAACCAAGCTtcaccaccaccacctccaccACAGTCTATACACCATCCATCTGAGCAACAACAAATAACAGCATGGCAACTACAATATAGGACCACTTCCCATTCAACCACCCACCTTTTGGCAAGAGCAAcagtccatgctttcacaccctaAACCCATACAGGTACAACTGCAACCACCACCTTCTTTACCAAACCAGCAGCAGGTCTCTTGGAATACAGTGCAGGACCACAGCCCTACAACCCACATGGACCCCCCTGTACAGCAAACTAACATTTCCCCTCCAACCAATGGCACCCCTACTGTAATTGATTTATTGCACAGGCAAAATGAGATTGCAACATTGCAAATGTCGTTGCAAACTTCTCATCTACTCCCACCAAGGGAGATTCCCTATTTTGATGGTGATCCATTACGGTACAGAACCTTTGTCAGAGCATTTGTGCAATGTATTGAGAAAAACGCAAGCAACAAAGGAGACTGTTTGTACTATCTGGAAATGTACACTAGGGGTAAACCTAAAGAACTGGTGCGTAGCTGTCAACACATGCCCCCAGATAGAGGCTATGAGGTGGCAAAGTATTTGTTGGTAAAACACTTCGGTGACCAATACCAGATAACAGCAGCTTACATGGAGAAAGTGTTCAACTGGCCTGTGGTGAAGTCTGAAGATGTACGAGCTCTGCAAGCCTACTCACTGTACCTTCGAGAATGTTGCACTGCCATGGAAAACGTGCAGTATATGCAGGAACTTAATATGTCCGCTCACATGAAAACTGTGATCTCCAAGCTGCCGTACAGACTGCGAGAAAGCTGGAGAGTCTCTGCATGCAACATATTAGAAAACCACCATCGCAGACCTCAGTTCTCAGACATTGTAGCATTCATTGAGCGACAGGTGAAAATTGTCTTTGACCCAGTCTTTGGAGACATCCAGAATGCACCACAGAGTACAGGAAGTAAACCTGTAAAAGGAATGAAATCACAAGGTCAACCCAAATTCAAAGGTAACATTTTTGCCACGACCATTAATAATGAAACCCCTGATGTGGAAGATCAAACCACATTTAAACCTGTTCCAAAGCAAAGTGTACATGCTCGTACCACAAACGCCTGTGTTTGCTGCTTTAAAAATCATGCTCTTGACCAGTGTCCTCAGTTGGAGGAGAAGACCCACAGAGAGAAGATAACTTTCATAAGACAGAAAGGAATCTGTTTTGGGTGTCTTCATGTTGGACATCTTAGCAGGGATTGTGATAAGCGCTTGACCTGCAAGATATGTAAGCAAAACCATCCAAGTCTGCTTCATGTTGGTCAGAAGGAAAGAGCAAGCAACATAATTCCAAACCAAAATAAGGCAAGGGGACTATCTGTGAGCAATGCACAAGTATCTCTGCAAACATACGGACAAACAGGGGCTGGAAATGGAATTCTGTCAATTCTCCCTGTACAGATAAAGTCCAGCAAAGGACACACAGTCATACAAACCTATGCATTCCTGGATCCGGGCAGTACAGATACATTTTGTTCTGAAAGCTTGATGACAAAGCTAAATTTGAATGGAATAAAAACTAAAATCAGTCTCCTAACCATGGGCCCAAAAACATCAGTTTCCAGTTACATGCTGACAGACTTAGAGATTTCAAACCTCACTGGGCAACAGTTCTACGACCTTCCCAAGGTCTACACCCAAAAAAGGATGCCCGTAACGACAAGTAACCTCATTAATGAAGAGGAGTTGGCTAAATGGCCATACTTGGATGGTATCACTCTTCCTCGTATTCAAGCCGATGTAGAACTATTGATTGTGACCAATGCGTCTAAACTGCTTGAACCCTGGGAAGTGGTCAACAGTCATACCGTATGCTGTTAAGACCCTATTGGGGTGGGTCATTAATGGCCTTCCTGACTACAGTGAGAAGAGGAGTAAGATTGGCTGCTCCACTACTACTGTCAACAGGATCTCCATAACTAAGCTGGAGGAGTTGCTGCACAATCAATATAACCATGATTTTAATGACAGGTCatcagaagacaaagaagaaatgTCTAGAGATGACATGAAGTTCATGAAGGTCATGACTGATTCGTGCAAGCTTCAAGATGGACACTACACTTTGGAACTACCCTTTAAAAGGAAGGATGATGTGTCTCTTCCCAACAATCAGTGTGTTGCtaggcaacgcatacttggtctgaAAAGGAGGTTTGGGAAAGATGAAAGATATCACAGAGAATATACAACCTTTCTCAATGATGTAATCAGTAAAGGTTATGCAGAACGTGTTCCTGAAGAACTAGTGAACCGTTCAGATGGGAAGGTGTGGTACATTCCACACCCTTGGGTGCACCACCCCAAAAAAGGAACTCTGCGTGTGGTATTTGATTGTGGCGCAGAGTACAGAGGAAAATCTCTCAACAAGGAGCTTCTACAAGGCCCTTATCTCACCAGCAGCTTGTTAGGAGTCCTCACCAGATTCCGGCAAGAACCTGTAGCCTTGATGACCGACGTTAAAGCAATGTTTTATCAAGTCAATGTGGCACAGGAAGACAGAGATTTTCTAAGGTTCTTATGGTGGCCTGAAGGCAATGTATCCCAAGAACTGGTACAATATAGGATGACAGTGCATCTATTTGGGGCAGTGTCCTCCCCTAGTTGCGCTTGTTATGCCCTCCGAAAGACTGCAGAGGACAATCACAACAGTTTCACTCCCGATGTACTCGACACAGTCAAGCGAAATTTCTACATGGATGATTGCCTCAAAAGTATGCCATCAGAAGGGGAGGCCGTTAAAATGGTCAAAGATTTGACTGACATTTGTCAGAAAGGAGGCTTTCATTTGACAAAGTGGATAAGCAACAATCGTGAAGTGCTGCTATCCATTCCTGAGGAAGATCGATCTAAACATTTGCATGAATTGGATTTGGACAGAGACCAACTGCCGCTGGAAAGGGCTCTTGGACTTCAGTGGTGTGTGGAGACAGACACCTTCAAGTTCAAACTGGcaccagcccaaaggtaagggctgtacagtaatgttacagtggccaacaatattaaatattcttgttaaataaaacctctgccttgtatttaatgaatatttagatctactacgctactgtattttaacgttGGTCATTATAATGGTACTTGGAgacccaagtgttttctgaggtggtacttggtgaagcaATTTTGAAAACCACTGGTTTACACCATTCTCTAGCAGAAGGTAAACCCAAATATCCCTCAAAAGCAAATGATCCCTGACATTTCTCTACCATTTTACTTCAGAAACCGACAAGTGCCCTGCTGTCTTTGTGGTAAACAGACAAATCCATCAgaccaatcagtgcatcaacattTGATGACATCAGCGGTCATGTTCGCTCGCTTCGTGTCTGTTTCGCCATGattgtaaataaattaaagcAGCAATAATGAGTAACTTTGAGGAAATCAGTGAGCGTGTGGTGCCCTCGCATATTGGGTACAAAAAGAGACGCTGTCCTGATAAATTTGAGCGGTACGTTAGCAAGAAAGGTCGGCACAGTGGTGGGAAAAATGTTGTCTAGCGTGTGCAGCCGCTACTCTCTCAAATGACGAACTGAATTCTGTGTTTACTctgctgttgttgtcttgtgaTGCAGCTGTCAATGTAATGATGTCATGATGCAGCGGGCAATGTAAACCTCTGACCTCCCTGTCCAGGGTCACCCAAAAAATGTCAGGCTTGTCACCGACAGTGTGGTTATGTTTtaatttttcctctgtttgtgttttatttcctgtcagcgctcttattttggttccttttcctgcacgtctccctgagcgcttgtttccctcacctgtacctgattggcagtctggcacacctggtggaaattgccaatcaggccactatttatacctgcctcgccctccagtcaatgctggagtattgtttgctgtgAGCTGTTCCTGTtttgcagtttgctgtctcctagctccctgtttcttggtttcctgtttaCTGTATcctgttagctgtttccagtttgcctgtttcctgattcctgcattttcttattaaatcatgtttttctgCATCCAGCCTGCcgtttctgcatcttggggttcgtcaccaacactgcCTGACAAAAAAGGTGTTTGTTTGGATGAAATTAATTCATTACAATGGTGGAATAAGCATTTCTCTGAAAAAAAAAGATCTGTCGTCACTCATTTTTAGGGCCCGGCTGGCACCATACATGATTAGTCTCCTTTTGCCTAGAAACATTGTTTGGAAGTTTTTGATTTTGCTGCAAAATTTGCACTAGATTATTCAAATCCAATTTTTGCAATAAAtgtgcatttttcaaattgagacTATCACTATGATTTGTTAGAAACAATGCAATTGCAACCCACATTAGCAGGATGgctgtttaaaaagaaaaatcctcAAAAAACATGACTCAAAACAAGGAAAACGGAGATATCGGTTTTAGCACATGAACTCATCAAATATATACAATAGCTATCGTAATGGTATTTGTCTGCTGCTGAACTAACACACCTGGAACACCTGAATGTCACTTGTGgttcagcaacacacacacaaaaacacacacatgcacacacactcacaattcATCACATTAACACTATACACAGCACTAACTGCCTCTTGACAACATTTTTAATGATATCAGTGATACACTCACTCTATTGATGCTTCAGGTGTTGGCAAGAATGCATTGATGAAATTATAATTAGCTTGCATTTCAAATCACTTACACATCTCCATAATAATACTAGTTGTCATATGGAGTACATTGAAGTACACATAACATACATTGAGATGACatacaataaaacacaaatgTCACACATCGACTGCAAGAAGTGGGCATagctaccatgtttttttttgggATTATGTGAATATTAGAAATGAGGGAATAGGAAGATCCTACGGATCACTGGCAAGCATTTAAAGTTGAAGGCACTTCTGCATTGAAATAACATGATATGACATGTACTGATGATGCAAGATGTTCTGTACATACTTGCAAAACCTATATCAAGCATCATCATCTGTTGAATAGAACCTCTTGATGGTGCGGTCGCTGACCTCGTCCTGCTCAGTGACCAGCTCGTTGCTCTCATGGGAGGAGTCCTTGGTCACACTGTAATACATGCGTACGTTGTACTCCGTCGCCTCCTCTTTGTGTCGCCTGGTGCACTTGCATAGCTTCTTGAAGGCGGCTCTGAACTTCTGGGACATGAGGTTGTAAATGATGGGGTTAATGGCGCTGTTGGTGTAGATGCACATTCTGCAGAAGAGCAGGAACCACGTGTTGTGGTACGGCGGATCGATGACAGAATTGACCACCACCAGGGTGCGGTAAGGCATCCACAGTAGGGCGAAGAGGACGACGACCACTGCGAGCATCTTGGTGATCTGGAGCAGTAAAGAAACATATCATATTCAAACAACCATGTACTGTATCTGTCCAACCACATTACTGCAATCATTACCAATGTAACGTTTGATACATAATTCAAGAATTGACTTTCAAGATCACATTTTAATACAATATTTCTCATAGGCTATAAATGTCAGGTGAACTAATTTGTTCCAGGCACAGTCACCTTACAACAAACATTAATTATTAACTCTTCAGGTAACATTTACCTGTATAACTAGGGAATTCAGATACTACCCGTCAATTTCATTAGAGTGGAACATTGATTTACGAACCcttctatttgcaaactttttggtttacaaactttttgTCACAAACTTGGATTTAGCTTTAGcaacgtgaccccaagatgcagcagaTGAGAGGCAGATGGCGAGTTAAGATAATATTACACATGAGGTAGTCGGAGAACACGCAACTATGagtaaaaaaaggaacaaaagaaggcgagtgcagCCAATTTGGGCACAAGACACGGAACTTATTTTGTTTACGGTAATACGCGAAGCAGAACAATATCAACGTCTCTTTCAAACCCCACACGGTGCAGAGAAGGCCCCCTTTCCCCTTTGCAGAGCCTTTCTCTCCTCTCTCAGTGTGCCCGGTGAGCTGCTCCACACGCAAAGCCGATAATGATATCAAACTTGAAGTTTCCATTGAtttggagatagggtgagaagcttagTCATTCCGGATCGGAGCTCAGCATAAAGCTGCTGCTGCTCctctacatcgagaggagccagagagatggttcgggcatctggtcaggatgccccccgaaTGCCTCCTTGGGGAGGTGttaagggcacgtccgaccggcaggaggccaagacCCATTAAACGTTGGGGAGGACGATGTCTGCCAGCTAGCCTGGtatcgcctcgggatcccccggaggagctgaacgaagtggctggggatagGGAAGTTAGGCTGCTTAGCTTAGGTTGCTGCCCTTACGACCCGATTTCGAGTacgcagaagaagatggatggatggatggatggagtaataTTTTTGTCCCTTCTAGTCTAACAGTTCAGTCTCTGTCATTGTTGCTTACTCACGCACTCTTTGCCCCTCCCCTCTGTGCTCTACTGACTACATCAGATATTTTTATATCTGCATGTAATGGTAGTTACATggtagacctgctcagtggcctactggttaaagtgtccgccctgagatctgtaggtcgTATGTGTAATGGTAGTTATTTTAGTGGTTTAGTTTACATtctaaatgtaatattttgtccCTTCTAGTCCATCAGTGCAAACAGCACAtccccctctctctctttctctgttGCTCtgtctgcattttaaaataatatttttgtcacattgttacttttttttaacaataccaACCTGTATTTATTTGGCCTTGGATCCATTCACAATATCATCCACCCCATATAACAAaattgaagaagaagaagcataaTACTCATTCACCCTAGCACTTTACCTGCTTCCTCACAAACACTGCCCCCTTGTGGCCCTTCTTAGTGTTGCTGGAGCGACCTTGGTGAACCGAGTCCCCTGCAGCTTTGCCGCTCAGGTGTGACGGCACAGGGCTCAGGAAGAGAATCCTGGCGATGAGGCCGTACAGCACGGTCGCCACCATGAGAGGGATGACATAGAACAAACTGAAGTCCAGGAAGTAGATTGGCATGTAAAGGCTCCTGGAGACACGGTAGCCACAGGTAACCACCACTCCATTAGCGTAGACTCTTTCATCAGTGTCCACCAGGAAGAACCACATAATGCAGTAGAGTGATGTGAAGATCCACACTCCAGCTATGAT
It encodes the following:
- the LOC133653041 gene encoding thyrotropin-releasing hormone receptor-like, which gives rise to MENHTANVQNVTSLVNMTRMPLNPMEEQVVTILLTILICGVGIAGNIMVVLVVLRTKHMVTPTNCYLVSLAVADLIVLLAAGLPNISDVVAFWIYGYTGCLCITYLQYLGINVSSCSITAFTIERYIAICHSIKAQFICTVSRAKRIIAGVWIFTSLYCIMWFFLVDTDERVYANGVVVTCGYRVSRSLYMPIYFLDFSLFYVIPLMVATVLYGLIARILFLSPVPSHLSGKAAGDSVHQGRSSNTKKGHKGAVFVRKQITKMLAVVVVLFALLWMPYRTLVVVNSVIDPPYHNTWFLLFCRMCIYTNSAINPIIYNLMSQKFRAAFKKLCKCTRRHKEEATEYNVRMYYSVTKDSSHESNELVTEQDEVSDRTIKRFYSTDDDA